The genomic region CAGGCTTggggttcttttcttttgtttgagcAGCCTCTTTGGCTGGCTCCTGAGGGTTTTCTCCTTGTGGGATTGGCTTTTGAGGAATTGGGGCTTCCTCAATAGATGGATTAATTAGAGCAGGAGCATCATGTGTAGGGGATGGGGTTTTAGCAGAGGCAGCTTCAACTAAAGCCTTATTGGTGCTCTTCCTCTTCTTTGGAGTGGGATTCCTTGTTTtaggagtgggagagggatcatCTGAAGATTCACTATCAGAAATGATAGTGACGGTCTTTCAAAtagtttttatttttctctttataGCCTTTTCTTTCAGAGGGGAGCTAGATTCAGCCTCCTTTGATACTTGTGGGGTGGTTCTAGGGCTTGGTTAGATAGAAGGGGCACCTAAAATTTCTTACACAGGGGGAACCATATCTAGAGGTTTAGCCTTAGTGATGGGAATTAAGGAGCTTGCCTCAGTTATGCGGTCTTTCTTGGCAGCAAGGGTAGAAGATTGCTCAGTAGGGGATGCCATCTTAACAATTTGGACTGATTAAAAACTTGGAAAGCAAATACAAGAGTAAAACCTACCGACTTCTACAACACAAACACAGGAAACTCAAGATATTATTGTACAAGTCTGATAATGCACACAAGTGGGAAAAAACACTTACTGGTTTTCTCTTCAACTAAAAATGCTGGGAAGAATGCTAAAATTTGCCTTTTTCTCACTCTATGTTGCTCTGAAATCTTTCTAGATGCAAGGTAAGAAAGAATGCCACTAGATTTTCAATTTATTGCGATGCCACTAATTCATTTATGTTGGACAGACGTAATCGTTGGTGCCATCTTTGAATTCCATCTGTCAATCTAGCAGTTGATAATCAGGATTGCTCATTGGCCTTCCTTGAATAATGACGTGGCATTCTCTTAAAGTTCCTCATTCAAAATAGCCATCTTAACTTTCCTATGGGATAAGCTTCTATTGTAATTTTCCTTTGTTTTACTTATCTTGTGGTGTCACTAACCATTCCTTCTATCTTCGTgagataagcttctatttgctTTCTTTGGAGATCTTATCCCTTGTTGATCTTAACCCTTCCTTTCGCCTTTTGCCTACAAGCCCCTTTCTTTGTGTTTTTATCATCTGTGGGATAAGCTTTTGAACTAGCCTATTCTTATCCTAGAGCATCTATCTTATCCCTGTGGGGACGCATGGGATAAGGCTTTCTCTTATTTCCCCTTCACAATTCTTATCACATGATGTACCTTTGAGTTTCGCCATTGTTCAAGATCTTTGCTGCCCTGTGGGATAagccttttttcctttttcttaagCATTTTCTTATCCCAGGACTCTTTTCTTATCCTCACGGGGACACGCGGGATAAGAAAAGCATTGCATCCTGCTTTGTTATCTTATCCCATGTTGCTAGGCAATGCAATTCTAATG from Cryptomeria japonica chromosome 3, Sugi_1.0, whole genome shotgun sequence harbors:
- the LOC131033114 gene encoding predicted GPI-anchored protein 58; protein product: MASPTEQSSTLAAKKDRITEASSLIPITKAKPLDMVPPVESSDDPSPTPKTRNPTPKKRKSTNKALVEAASAKTPSPTHDAPALINPSIEEAPIPQKPIPQGENPQEPAKEAAQTKEKNPKPAKCSRNLSKGES